A stretch of the Flavobacterium sp. 5 genome encodes the following:
- a CDS encoding RHS repeat-associated core domain-containing protein: MKQLYIFILVLVTSFAFSQNFTDTKGELQISASGTTTYNLPIAIPPSIKSVAPTINLTYSSGVRGGIAGQGWNINSISAISRISTRRDIDGFVDGVDFDADDKLALDGQRLLLKTGTYWATGSTYETEYKSNTKIEYVIQGNMAFFIVTAPDGSRSWYGSTGSGTYQNAVSVNSWYIVRYEDVYGNFINYNFKTVTYNSTNQLYIDTIVFSGNTTAGVTAQDKIVFNYRAAQRVERDYFKGVPIYASQILQNIQVYANNSIFRTYKLTHIVDDSGYERVQKVNEVNAQDEESNPVVFEYNTTNTITTRIEKDYSNNLNFSEVNLAGDFDGDGTLDFVANNQIFTNLFKNDSGNAPISFSFDPTKLKFLATTLSNNTVNQFKSIVLVNQYTNSKVFEVYNLVNNSLKVSYSKAITTDTMNNFVQTADVMTFPNVTSDLGSHDYCNEPMTPSLRSKILEGDFNGDGLSEMLIINRKEKWHRERKIYTNTNGGNGGYRCDIIIEPNGEDIYLADLNPNASTTLGSIGFSKVANNSGIYLNYYNTTTYVSDFNSDGKSDVMVIAENGTYTIVNFKQLTVSPWVELEVIGSGALDKYSATKQMLFGDYNGDGKTDIMLPDTEGGEGHTLWHTYYSNPKPGGGEFFVKESQNIVEYRPDTGGDYETHRHWSSYYAMDINGDGKSDMVRVRRVYLKPNWTINDHDTEWQVTAFTNNIGKVGASGFPLTYDSGVFSSRSPDIPIPVTSNYRYNGANTDLVIVRGHYNKIEYYQFNKNFDTDNRLKSVTESSGNIKQTIDYLPMEAVGGSVGNASTDFYSSANAVTYPNIEIIRNSGSYLVSKLTATINNVSKYQDFRYRGYVSNYNYGTVGFTRTARSSWYLSPSDTKIWTTQYNDVALRGANTIIWTSTLGSSVFATTPTNLISTKTNVFATYTNPTSKVYNVLLNSQTTLDALSGIKSEKTYTYDGLVNATGYFGLEKKNVTKQYSGATLQGSTTVDTQYDSNEGGTGSTYYIGRPKKINTSANNVASNDTRTSEEVYTYTGNNLTKTEKKGHNTYAIVEDMTYDAVGNLLTKTISAPTATTPPVARTIADEYDVTKRFVVKKTDHQNFVTEFTYNRLGQVGTSKDYMGVISSFTYDNWGKLTNTTVSNTSITPISTTTVYAKLGTGGYTTTTTNNLGAKTITQYDVLGRAVISSTNGFATNSLISKQVVYDGLGRKQKESEPYSSSPSLWTTYQYDYLMRPTTITAPTGKIQTLTYSVLTTTSNDDGKTTTATVDALGNKVQTTDPGGTINFKYYASGQLKESDYQGNKVTIDINGWGNKEKMVDPSAGTYLYSYDAFGQLKTETTPNGTTAFTYDDAGKTTEKTINGTNTNSKTTYAYNAFNQITISTYVDNLESKTTTTAFEYDSLKRIIKTIETTPYATFIKAITFDSLGRIDTETSTATAFGKTSAKTVKNTYQNGFPWQILDNTTQQVLWQTNSVNERGQLLTAALGNGIGITNSYDTYGYTTQIKHDKTATNTNIMTLGTSFEIKRGNLNSRSNSLFSRNETFQYDGLDRLTAYTNGLGIQEAQNYDDKGRITQNSIGTYEYDTSKTYQNKAITLNPEASGYYGLREGIFNDSMEDRTGWGAVKSPATNFYSYDTTNSHTGNNSIKFANTTTTQQYTHSDKWISIDNAVATEYTFSAWVYTDNPEAELHLFMKTATETNYYTQLSTVKATMKNQWYQLIKTVLVPANIKKLNIRLDNNGLGNIWFDDVQIRKTSDIGTGTSRELNITYNTFKSPVQIEEIGVDKISFTYNDGNDRSSMFYGGLQIETDKLLRTYQKHYSADGTMEVKYNTVTKAVEFVTYIGGDGYSAPIVLKSDGTTQNYLYLHRDYQGTIVAISDESGAVVEKRLFDAWGNIVKVQDGAGNILAGLTVLDRGYTGHEHLQRVGIIHMNGRLYDPKLHRFLQPDNYVQEPENTQNYNKYGYCWNNPLKYTDPSGEELITLGVAVIIGAVIAAATYTLTALLADVPFSVGGLAKATFIGAASAAVTFGIGTAAGNMFTNFYSQAAFQAAAHGTFQGAMTAISGGKFWSGFAAGALSSIASSAWSGGGNNSNYHGAGKFASSDVGMIAFGTVAGGTGAALTGGNFWQGAATGLMVSGLNHAMHRIQEKQDLDAYAKEKFGADYKTKYNVKSLKWGSQMPKKGIATDGGLAKYNSKDELIYVGKQAVGGVTIGGNSIYISDTFASYPSMFLESTIGHEFVHSYQQMKFGSNYNSSYSEFSAYQYSIDFSLKNKFDSSMTQQYRSYQSGYTKGPKSYNYQNIPGF, translated from the coding sequence ATGAAACAATTATACATTTTTATTTTAGTTTTAGTTACTTCTTTTGCCTTTTCACAAAATTTTACTGATACAAAAGGAGAATTACAAATTTCCGCATCGGGTACTACAACCTATAACTTACCCATTGCAATTCCTCCTAGTATAAAAAGTGTTGCGCCAACAATAAATCTTACCTACAGCAGTGGAGTCAGAGGAGGGATTGCTGGCCAGGGCTGGAACATTAACAGTATTTCAGCTATTAGCCGTATAAGTACTCGTCGAGATATTGACGGTTTTGTAGATGGAGTTGATTTTGATGCCGATGATAAGTTAGCTTTAGATGGTCAGCGATTATTACTTAAAACAGGTACGTATTGGGCTACAGGGTCTACTTATGAAACGGAGTATAAGAGTAATACTAAAATTGAGTATGTTATTCAAGGAAATATGGCTTTCTTTATAGTTACTGCTCCAGATGGTTCTCGTAGCTGGTATGGTAGTACAGGTTCGGGTACTTATCAAAATGCAGTTTCTGTGAATTCTTGGTATATTGTTCGTTATGAAGATGTATATGGAAATTTTATTAATTACAACTTTAAAACAGTAACGTACAATAGTACTAATCAATTGTATATTGACACCATTGTTTTTAGTGGGAATACTACCGCAGGTGTTACCGCTCAGGATAAAATTGTTTTTAATTATAGAGCTGCTCAACGAGTAGAACGTGATTATTTTAAAGGTGTACCTATTTATGCATCACAAATTTTACAAAACATTCAGGTATATGCCAACAATTCAATTTTTAGGACCTATAAATTAACTCATATAGTTGATGATTCTGGATATGAAAGGGTACAGAAAGTAAATGAAGTAAATGCTCAGGATGAAGAATCTAATCCTGTTGTTTTTGAGTATAACACGACTAATACAATCACTACAAGAATAGAAAAAGACTATAGTAATAATCTTAATTTTAGTGAAGTAAATTTAGCTGGTGATTTTGATGGTGACGGCACATTAGATTTTGTAGCAAATAATCAGATTTTCACAAATTTGTTTAAAAATGATAGTGGAAATGCACCAATTTCTTTCAGCTTTGATCCAACGAAATTAAAATTTTTAGCAACTACACTTTCTAATAATACAGTAAATCAATTTAAATCGATAGTTCTCGTAAACCAATACACAAATTCAAAAGTGTTTGAGGTATATAATTTGGTAAATAATAGTTTGAAAGTGAGTTATTCAAAAGCCATAACAACTGATACTATGAATAATTTTGTACAAACTGCTGACGTAATGACTTTTCCAAATGTCACTAGTGATCTCGGATCTCATGATTATTGTAACGAACCTATGACTCCTAGTTTGAGAAGTAAGATCTTGGAAGGTGATTTTAATGGTGATGGACTTAGCGAAATGCTAATCATTAATAGAAAAGAAAAATGGCATCGAGAACGCAAAATTTACACTAATACTAATGGAGGAAATGGGGGTTACCGGTGTGATATAATTATCGAACCCAATGGAGAAGATATTTATTTAGCTGATTTAAATCCTAATGCATCTACTACTTTAGGTTCGATAGGCTTTAGTAAAGTTGCTAATAATTCAGGAATTTATTTGAATTATTATAACACTACAACTTATGTTTCTGATTTTAATAGCGATGGCAAATCAGATGTGATGGTAATCGCGGAGAATGGAACATATACTATTGTAAATTTTAAACAATTAACAGTTTCTCCTTGGGTTGAGTTAGAAGTTATAGGTTCGGGTGCTTTAGACAAATATTCAGCTACCAAACAAATGCTTTTTGGTGATTATAATGGAGATGGAAAAACCGATATTATGCTACCCGATACCGAAGGAGGTGAAGGACATACTTTATGGCATACCTATTATAGCAATCCAAAACCTGGTGGAGGAGAATTCTTTGTAAAAGAGAGTCAGAATATTGTTGAATACAGACCCGACACAGGTGGGGATTATGAAACCCATAGGCATTGGAGTAGTTATTATGCAATGGATATCAATGGGGATGGAAAATCGGATATGGTTAGGGTTAGACGTGTTTATCTAAAACCTAATTGGACTATAAATGATCATGATACGGAATGGCAGGTAACTGCTTTTACCAATAATATTGGTAAAGTTGGTGCTTCAGGTTTTCCCTTGACGTATGATTCAGGTGTTTTCTCTTCAAGATCTCCGGATATACCTATACCGGTTACATCCAATTATAGATATAATGGAGCCAATACAGATCTGGTCATAGTAAGAGGACATTACAATAAAATTGAATATTACCAATTCAATAAAAATTTTGATACCGATAATAGATTAAAATCGGTAACAGAGTCTAGTGGTAATATTAAACAAACCATTGATTATTTACCAATGGAAGCCGTTGGAGGTAGTGTAGGAAATGCTTCGACCGATTTTTATTCCTCAGCCAACGCTGTAACTTATCCTAATATTGAGATAATAAGGAATTCAGGAAGTTATTTGGTATCCAAATTAACGGCTACCATTAATAATGTTTCTAAATATCAAGATTTTAGGTATAGAGGCTATGTGTCGAATTACAATTACGGAACGGTTGGTTTTACTAGAACAGCTAGGAGTAGTTGGTATTTATCCCCTTCTGATACAAAAATATGGACAACGCAATATAATGATGTTGCTCTTAGAGGAGCAAACACTATTATCTGGACTAGTACACTTGGGTCGTCCGTTTTTGCTACAACTCCAACAAATTTAATTAGTACCAAAACTAATGTTTTTGCGACTTACACCAATCCTACTTCAAAAGTGTATAATGTATTGCTGAATTCACAAACCACTTTGGATGCATTATCTGGTATAAAATCCGAAAAGACATATACCTATGATGGTCTTGTTAATGCGACTGGTTATTTTGGTCTAGAAAAGAAAAATGTGACTAAACAATATAGTGGGGCTACTTTACAAGGATCTACTACAGTAGATACACAGTATGACAGTAATGAAGGAGGTACAGGAAGCACTTACTATATTGGAAGACCAAAAAAAATAAATACGTCCGCTAATAATGTAGCTTCAAACGATACGCGAACCTCAGAAGAAGTATATACATATACAGGAAATAATCTAACAAAAACAGAAAAAAAGGGGCATAATACCTATGCTATTGTTGAGGACATGACCTATGATGCAGTAGGAAATCTGTTAACAAAAACCATTTCGGCTCCTACTGCTACAACACCTCCTGTTGCTAGAACTATTGCAGATGAATATGATGTCACGAAACGTTTTGTTGTTAAAAAAACGGATCATCAGAATTTTGTAACTGAGTTTACCTATAATAGACTAGGGCAGGTAGGGACTTCTAAAGATTATATGGGGGTTATCAGTAGTTTTACCTATGATAATTGGGGAAAATTAACAAATACAACTGTTAGCAATACTTCAATAACACCAATTTCAACAACAACAGTTTATGCAAAATTAGGAACTGGTGGGTATACTACTACGACTACTAATAACTTGGGAGCTAAAACAATTACGCAATATGATGTTTTAGGACGGGCTGTAATTAGTTCAACCAATGGTTTTGCTACTAATTCGCTTATATCTAAGCAAGTTGTATATGATGGATTAGGAAGAAAACAAAAAGAGAGTGAGCCTTATTCTTCATCACCTAGTTTATGGACTACGTATCAGTATGATTATTTGATGCGACCAACAACAATAACGGCTCCAACGGGCAAAATACAAACATTAACCTATTCAGTATTAACTACCACTAGTAATGATGATGGCAAAACCACTACAGCAACTGTAGACGCATTGGGTAATAAAGTTCAGACTACTGATCCTGGAGGAACAATTAACTTTAAGTATTATGCCAGCGGTCAACTTAAAGAATCCGATTATCAAGGAAACAAAGTGACTATTGATATAAATGGCTGGGGCAATAAAGAAAAAATGGTAGATCCAAGTGCAGGTACTTACCTCTATAGTTATGATGCTTTTGGTCAGTTAAAAACCGAAACTACCCCAAACGGCACAACCGCTTTTACATATGATGATGCTGGAAAAACCACTGAGAAAACTATAAATGGTACAAATACCAATAGTAAAACGACTTATGCTTACAATGCTTTTAATCAAATTACAATTAGTACTTATGTAGATAATTTGGAGTCAAAAACAACTACAACTGCATTTGAATATGATAGTTTAAAAAGAATTATCAAAACAATAGAAACGACTCCTTATGCTACGTTTATCAAGGCAATTACTTTTGATAGTTTGGGTAGGATAGATACCGAAACATCGACTGCGACTGCCTTTGGAAAAACGAGTGCCAAAACAGTAAAAAACACGTATCAAAATGGTTTTCCTTGGCAAATTTTAGATAACACAACGCAACAAGTTTTATGGCAAACCAATTCAGTAAATGAGAGAGGACAATTGTTAACGGCTGCTTTGGGTAACGGAATTGGAATAACCAATAGTTATGATACTTATGGTTATACTACACAAATTAAACACGATAAAACCGCAACAAATACTAATATTATGACCCTTGGTACGTCGTTTGAAATTAAAAGAGGGAATTTAAACAGCCGTAGCAATAGTTTGTTTAGCCGAAATGAAACTTTTCAATACGATGGATTAGACCGATTAACTGCATATACTAATGGACTTGGAATTCAGGAAGCTCAAAATTATGATGATAAGGGAAGAATCACACAAAATAGTATAGGTACCTATGAATATGATACATCTAAAACGTATCAGAACAAAGCAATAACACTAAATCCAGAAGCTTCAGGTTATTATGGACTAAGAGAAGGAATCTTTAATGATAGTATGGAAGATCGTACTGGTTGGGGAGCAGTCAAATCTCCTGCTACAAACTTTTACAGTTATGATACCACAAACTCTCATACTGGAAATAATTCAATAAAATTTGCAAATACAACAACAACACAACAATATACTCACTCCGATAAATGGATTAGTATTGATAATGCAGTAGCTACAGAATATACTTTTTCAGCATGGGTATATACAGATAATCCTGAAGCGGAATTGCATTTATTTATGAAAACGGCAACGGAGACCAATTATTACACCCAGCTAAGTACTGTAAAAGCTACCATGAAAAATCAATGGTATCAACTTATAAAAACTGTTCTGGTCCCAGCAAATATTAAAAAACTTAATATTCGTTTAGATAATAATGGACTTGGAAATATTTGGTTTGATGATGTACAAATACGCAAAACAAGTGATATAGGTACAGGAACATCTAGAGAGTTGAATATTACTTATAATACCTTTAAAAGTCCTGTGCAGATTGAAGAAATAGGAGTAGATAAAATAAGTTTTACCTACAATGATGGTAACGATCGTAGCAGTATGTTTTATGGTGGTTTGCAAATTGAGACAGATAAACTTTTAAGAACGTATCAAAAACACTACTCTGCTGATGGCACAATGGAAGTTAAATACAATACAGTAACAAAAGCAGTAGAGTTTGTTACTTATATTGGTGGTGATGGATACAGTGCACCAATAGTTTTAAAAAGTGATGGTACAACACAAAATTATTTATATTTGCATCGAGATTATCAAGGTACAATTGTCGCAATAAGTGATGAAAGTGGAGCAGTTGTAGAAAAACGTTTGTTTGATGCCTGGGGAAATATTGTAAAAGTACAAGATGGTGCAGGGAATATACTTGCAGGATTAACGGTTCTGGATCGTGGATATACAGGTCACGAGCATTTACAGAGAGTAGGGATTATACACATGAATGGTCGTTTGTATGATCCAAAATTGCACCGTTTTTTACAACCGGATAATTATGTGCAAGAGCCTGAAAATACCCAAAACTACAATAAATATGGGTATTGTTGGAATAACCCATTGAAGTACACAGATCCGAGTGGGGAAGAGCTTATAACATTAGGTGTAGCTGTAATTATAGGAGCAGTAATTGCTGCGGCAACCTATACCCTAACAGCATTATTAGCTGATGTTCCGTTTAGTGTAGGCGGTTTAGCAAAAGCCACTTTTATTGGAGCAGCTAGTGCAGCTGTTACGTTTGGGATAGGGACCGCTGCAGGAAATATGTTTACGAATTTTTATTCGCAAGCTGCATTTCAAGCTGCAGCACATGGAACTTTTCAAGGGGCGATGACGGCAATTTCTGGAGGTAAATTTTGGAGTGGTTTTGCAGCGGGTGCATTGAGCAGTATTGCTAGTAGTGCATGGAGTGGTGGTGGAAATAACAGCAATTATCATGGTGCTGGTAAATTTGCAAGTTCAGATGTAGGTATGATTGCCTTTGGTACAGTTGCAGGTGGTACCGGTGCTGCCTTAACTGGGGGTAATTTTTGGCAAGGAGCAGCGACTGGACTGATGGTTAGTGGACTCAATCATGCCATGCATAGAATACAGGAAAAACAAGATCTTGACGCATATGCTAAAGAGAAATTTGGAGCAGATTATAAAACTAAATATAATGTAAAATCTCTTAAATGGGGCAGTCAAATGCCTAAAAAAGGAATAGCAACAGATGGCGGACTTGCTAAATACAATTCTAAAGACGAATTAATATATGTTGGAAAACAAGCAGTAGGTGGTGTAACAATAGGAGGAAATAGTATTTATATTTCAGATACTTTTGCAAGTTATCCATCAATGTTTTTGGAAAGTACAATTGGACACGAATTTGTACATTCATATCAACAAATGAAATTCGGAAGTAATTATAATTCTTCTTATTCGGAATTTTCCGCATATCAATATTCAATTGATTTTTCATTAAAAAACAAGTTTGACAGCAGTATGACTCAGCAATATAGAAGTTATCAATCTGGTTATACAAAAGGTCCAAAAAGTTATAATTATCAAAATATACCAGGATTTTAA
- a CDS encoding T9SS type A sorting domain-containing protein, with the protein MNKFLVILLFLFSVVSSAQSNKMTFSYDLAGNQTNRTLCLSGCTSKPSGLSKEIPKDIEAITDKDLKKFSSEDVISYYPNPVKEELYLKWLQAPENYVSSIVIYEVNGKVLKTYSKTENINTQNISFQNYPNGIYVVALIYANGDQKTIKIIKQ; encoded by the coding sequence ATGAATAAATTTCTTGTTATATTATTGTTTTTATTTAGTGTAGTTTCTAGCGCACAAAGTAATAAAATGACTTTTAGTTATGATTTAGCGGGTAATCAAACAAATAGAACGTTGTGTCTCTCAGGATGTACGTCTAAACCTTCTGGATTGTCAAAAGAAATTCCGAAAGACATTGAAGCGATTACGGATAAAGATTTGAAAAAATTCTCATCAGAAGATGTGATATCCTATTATCCAAATCCTGTAAAAGAAGAGTTATACCTTAAATGGTTACAAGCTCCAGAAAATTACGTTTCATCAATTGTAATTTATGAGGTAAATGGGAAGGTATTAAAAACATATTCTAAAACTGAAAATATAAATACTCAAAATATTTCCTTTCAAAATTACCCAAATGGAATTTATGTGGTCGCTTTAATATACGCTAATGGAGATCAAAAAACTATCAAAATTATTAAACAATAA
- a CDS encoding TIM-barrel domain-containing protein: MKTKQFLVTIFCFASATLFAQELKPEANPLATVVSGNARFTVLSPRVIRMEWSADAKFIDNASLTFVNRNLPVPSFTKKETNGVLQITTDVVKLKYKIGSGKFTENNLSIDFIVNGKNTTWKPGMPNNGNLLGTTRTLDGVDGAAKELEQGIISRDGWYLIDDSERPLFDNTEWAWVMARPGDKPQDLYLFAYDSNYKIVLKDYTDIAGKIAMPPRFSFGAWWSRYREYTDTEFRELVDEFKTHDVPLDVFVIDIDWHIKSLPEFFKNGQRQRDQAGEDAGWTGFTWNKDFFPSPEKFLKWTDEQHLKTCLNLHPASGIQPFEEAYPEMAKAMGIDPATKKFVPFDITDKKFATNYMNLVLHPIEKAGVDFWWLDWQQWGNTNIPGVNPTFYLNYVHYSDMERQNKVRPLIFHRWGGLGNHRYQIGFSGDTHVTWKSLDYQPYFTSTAANVGFGYWSHDIGGHQGDAGSPELYTRWIQWGVFSPIFRTHATSEPQHERRIWAYPLENFQIMRDAYLLRYSLVPYLYNEARNTYDTGVSTVHPMYYDYPKDENAYSIPNQYMFGRDMIVHPITKPIDNGSIFLSHETWLPEGKWYECSTGSILEGSKKITMPFTLGDIPVFVKEGAIIPMQPKVSRTDEAPLNPLILSFYPGKKGALRLYEDEGNNNNFKKNAYTYTPITSERSGNTMNITIAPVEGSFPGMLTSRGYELRFPCSFPPTSVTVNGKNIPYSADPKVGSWFYVGNDFETKVYLPEFATNKSVSVQVQFPDYDQQLLSGKKGQLKYLKKFETFRVTNNWNNGLYNASGIISLSEFGQNLEYNLGDVKAGVDKFSDRWNNALLVIQSACETNKAFRPYYELLKKYGNIAGRPEFKTASEVDSETKAKVEFITNGSDKIYYTTDGSVPTRNSQLCTKAFEVAVPARVNAVACPEGNGVCSSAVSKIFYNKKTGLNYSLYKGTWAKMPDFNKLTPVDKGYVPNFDLSKIKHDAASYGVVYNGLINIPADGKYTFYIGSDDGSKFYINNELLIDNDGLHGFNEKRAEIILKKGLQPIRVEYFQENYGDGLSVDFASDKITKTSLFPSF, encoded by the coding sequence ATGAAAACAAAACAATTTTTAGTTACAATTTTTTGCTTTGCTTCGGCAACGTTATTTGCTCAGGAATTAAAACCTGAAGCCAACCCATTGGCAACCGTAGTATCTGGGAATGCCAGATTTACGGTACTTTCGCCACGGGTAATACGCATGGAATGGAGTGCAGATGCAAAGTTTATAGACAATGCTTCTTTAACTTTTGTTAATCGTAACCTTCCAGTACCCTCTTTTACAAAAAAAGAGACTAATGGTGTCCTCCAAATTACTACGGATGTGGTAAAACTTAAATATAAAATAGGTTCAGGTAAGTTCACAGAAAACAATTTGAGTATTGATTTTATTGTTAATGGTAAAAATACTACTTGGAAACCAGGAATGCCAAATAATGGAAACCTTTTGGGTACAACCCGTACTCTAGATGGAGTTGACGGTGCTGCCAAGGAACTTGAGCAAGGTATCATTTCACGTGATGGATGGTATTTGATAGATGATAGTGAGCGCCCGCTTTTTGACAATACAGAATGGGCTTGGGTAATGGCACGTCCAGGAGATAAACCTCAGGATTTATATCTTTTTGCTTATGATTCAAATTATAAAATTGTTCTAAAAGACTACACGGATATTGCAGGTAAAATTGCCATGCCTCCTCGATTTTCATTTGGTGCATGGTGGTCACGTTATAGAGAATATACTGATACTGAATTTCGTGAACTTGTTGATGAGTTCAAGACTCACGATGTTCCACTTGATGTATTTGTAATTGATATTGACTGGCATATAAAATCATTGCCTGAATTTTTCAAAAACGGACAACGACAACGAGATCAGGCTGGAGAAGATGCTGGATGGACAGGGTTTACTTGGAATAAGGATTTTTTCCCTTCTCCGGAAAAGTTTTTAAAATGGACAGATGAACAACATCTTAAAACTTGTTTGAATCTTCATCCAGCCTCAGGAATCCAGCCTTTTGAGGAAGCGTATCCAGAAATGGCCAAAGCTATGGGAATTGATCCTGCTACAAAAAAGTTTGTGCCTTTTGATATCACGGATAAAAAATTTGCTACCAATTATATGAATCTCGTATTACATCCAATTGAAAAGGCTGGTGTTGATTTTTGGTGGCTTGACTGGCAACAATGGGGGAATACCAATATTCCTGGTGTAAACCCTACTTTCTACTTGAATTATGTTCATTATAGTGATATGGAACGCCAAAACAAGGTACGTCCACTTATATTTCACCGTTGGGGAGGATTAGGAAATCACAGGTACCAAATCGGATTTTCTGGAGATACTCACGTAACTTGGAAATCATTGGATTATCAGCCTTATTTTACATCTACAGCAGCCAATGTAGGATTTGGTTACTGGAGTCATGATATTGGTGGGCACCAAGGTGATGCGGGTTCTCCTGAACTTTATACAAGATGGATTCAATGGGGGGTTTTTAGTCCAATATTTAGAACTCACGCTACTTCTGAACCGCAGCATGAACGTCGTATTTGGGCATATCCGCTTGAGAATTTTCAAATTATGCGAGATGCTTATTTGTTAAGATATTCTTTAGTACCCTATCTATATAACGAAGCTCGTAATACTTATGATACAGGTGTTTCTACTGTTCATCCAATGTATTATGATTATCCAAAGGACGAAAACGCCTATTCTATACCTAACCAATATATGTTTGGTCGTGATATGATAGTACACCCTATTACTAAGCCTATCGATAATGGCAGTATTTTTCTTTCGCATGAAACATGGTTACCTGAGGGTAAATGGTACGAATGCAGCACAGGAAGCATTCTGGAAGGAAGCAAAAAAATCACAATGCCTTTTACTTTAGGAGATATTCCGGTTTTTGTAAAAGAAGGAGCTATTATTCCTATGCAGCCAAAAGTTTCAAGAACCGATGAAGCACCACTTAATCCTTTAATTCTTTCTTTTTATCCTGGTAAAAAAGGAGCGTTGAGGCTATATGAAGATGAGGGTAACAATAATAATTTCAAGAAAAACGCTTACACTTATACTCCAATAACATCGGAACGTTCAGGTAATACAATGAATATTACTATAGCACCAGTTGAAGGCTCGTTTCCAGGAATGTTGACTTCTAGAGGTTATGAACTTCGTTTTCCATGTTCTTTTCCACCAACAAGTGTAACTGTTAATGGAAAAAATATTCCATACAGTGCTGACCCCAAAGTGGGTAGTTGGTTTTATGTCGGAAACGATTTTGAGACTAAAGTTTATTTACCAGAATTCGCAACTAATAAATCAGTTTCAGTTCAGGTGCAATTCCCTGATTACGATCAACAACTTCTTTCAGGTAAAAAAGGACAGCTTAAATACTTGAAAAAATTCGAAACGTTTCGTGTAACAAATAATTGGAATAACGGATTGTATAACGCTTCTGGAATTATATCACTTTCTGAATTTGGTCAAAATTTAGAATACAATCTGGGGGATGTAAAAGCAGGTGTTGATAAATTTTCTGATCGTTGGAATAATGCTCTTTTGGTGATTCAATCTGCTTGCGAGACTAACAAAGCTTTCAGACCTTATTATGAGTTACTTAAAAAATACGGAAACATTGCTGGAAGACCTGAATTTAAAACAGCAAGTGAGGTAGATTCTGAAACGAAAGCAAAGGTTGAGTTTATAACAAATGGAAGTGATAAAATATATTATACAACGGATGGCTCTGTTCCAACCCGCAATTCACAGCTTTGCACAAAAGCGTTTGAAGTTGCAGTTCCAGCACGTGTAAATGCTGTTGCATGCCCAGAAGGAAATGGTGTTTGTAGCTCTGCTGTTTCAAAAATATTTTATAACAAAAAAACAGGCTTAAATTATAGTTTGTATAAAGGAACTTGGGCTAAAATGCCAGATTTTAATAAACTTACTCCAGTTGATAAAGGGTACGTTCCTAATTTTGATTTGAGCAAAATTAAACATGATGCCGCTAGTTATGGTGTAGTGTATAATGGATTGATAAACATTCCAGCCGATGGAAAATACACTTTTTATATTGGTTCTGATGATGGTAGTAAATTTTATATCAATAATGAACTACTAATTGATAATGATGGATTACATGGTTTTAACGAAAAAAGAGCTGAAATAATATTGAAGAAAGGACTTCAGCCAATTCGTGTAGAATATTTTCAAGAAAATTATGGAGATGGACTTTCAGTTGATTTTGCATCAGATAAAATTACTAAAACCAGTCTTTTTCCATCTTTTTAA